The genomic segment GGCCTGGACACCAGAGGGTAGACGTCTTGTAACTGGTGCTTCGAGCGGAGAATTCACATTATGGAATGGCCTTACattcaattttgaaactattctacaggtatattatatatatatatatatatacatacatacatacatatatgtatatatgtacacattagagagatacaatttttaactgCTAgagttataagaaaaattaaatatatttaaaatatataaatttatatatatattttatatcaaaacatTCCACGAGagatagaatttttcaaatttgatcCCATGTTTCTAGAATATTTCACAAGATAtagaaaatgtcaattttattttaaagatgaaTATAATAGTGAAactgaaataaattgaatataactTCTAGTGTTgctaaataatcatatattctgtatttatatttatatgacttttagataaaatttttagtgaGATATCACActttaatgtgaaaaattaattcctttGTTTAGGCTCATGACAGCCCAGTAAGGACAATGGTATGGTCGCACAATGAGAGCTGGATGGTAACAGGGGACCATGCAGGCTACGTGAAATATTGGCAGAGCAACATGAACAACGTCAAGATGTTTCAAGCGCACAAAGAAGCGATTAGAGGACTCAGGTATATCATCCACCACACTAGTCCTTACGTCTCTTGCGCCACTGTTGTCGATGATCCGTCCATCCTTGCTGTAGTTAGGACATTGGACGTGACTCTTATTCTCTTATTCCTTTTCTGGTTTTGTGCCATTTCTGGCAGAGTAATAGTAATTCTTGTATGGGTACACAGGTGATTTTTAACACGTTTTTATCTCATTGGATagatacatgaaatataaCGTTCGCGCATCATGAAACACGTGGAATGAACCATATTCGTGAAAAATGCTATTTGTTAAACGTTTTGATCAGATTAAACGTAAAAGAAATTTCGATATCTTAATATCTTTTGCCGAATTAAGAGGAGGAATTTTCAAAGTCTAAAGAGTTAAACtctaatcttttcttttcttctactttttttttttttttttttttttttttttttaatactcgatcgtaataaaaaatgtttccatTATACTGTAGCAATCATATCATTTAAGCGCTACggtttaagaataaattttcaataaattttgcagaacttaataagtaaatattcaTATCGCGATGTAGAAATTGATAACACAAGAGgacaatgtaaattttttttgcgtatattatattgcgCGTATcgacatataatttatgatttgtaTCTGTAGAGTCTTAGGGACCTAAACTTCGATTTGTTATTCCACATAGTATCGATAGTGCGCTTATCGCATATTGAGAAGTGGcacgtaaattttaattaagttatcATATAATGCTATTAGGTCCTTGCGGCTCTCGTTTTAAGGACTTTATATGACTAGATTATTTATTCGGCAAAGATGTATGCTTtagaataacaaataaaagagaaatatatggCAATACCTAGTCGAGATTcctatataatgataaataaaaaataaaatatcctcTGTGTCTCCTTCTTTATATCgtttaagttttaataaagttaaataaagacatcacattattattgcatggctatgaaaataaaatattttatctttcgtTTTGTGTCACTTGTGCCCTTTCGCagacgaaagagagagagagagagagagagagagagagcgagagagggagagagagagcgtaACAGAGACAAATGATAAGATGACATGATTCATGTACACTTCGGACATTTTTTTGtgcaataaatgttaaattttgaaaaaaaatatttctcttaataCATCGCTCGGTGGTCATGTGGCATCAAAGGATATAATATTCAGTTTCATCAAAATGAAACTGTGTTCGCACGCATTGCCCGACACACAAAACAATGGGATCTTATTTGAGTGCCAGATATGACTGTCGCGgatgtttttttgtttatttaaaaaaatatgtatttatacatataaaaaaaacgttcCTTTTATTATACTGATCTCTGTCTATTCCTCGATGGCGCATTCGTAAGATTCGGCTATGTGTCCTCTATTTACATACGTTCCAAGTTATTTCAGGCCAATATATAGTTCACTTATATCTGTGTACTGCTCTTGTGTGTACACACTTGCtcgcatttcttttttctgcTTCTTCACGCGTACAATGCTTTCGATATCAGCAAACAACAAACATGGAGAATCATCAAATGGCAGCTATTTTATccattatgaaaaataacagcttgatatgtatttaatattatctaagatagataatattatctatatagaTATTCCCTTCTCCTAAAAtgtcatattaaaatacatgtaatttCTATCACACACACGCATTTCTATTAATGCATTaatctacatttatatataacgtcATTAATCTCTCGCAAATTATCCATATatcacacaatatatatttaagatttattaattaatataaattaaaaatgaaaataaatcgattataCTAGAATACGTTTTTTCTGTAGATATTTCcaggaaaaaaaatgtaatttgaattatttttcatgaacattacacacacatacatatatcgacGTTGCATgtggtaataataatatatacatggaCGAAtcagtaataaatatacagttGTATGTTTGACTTTTAAGTGATCAATTTACTAGAGGCACTTTAGTAAGTTATGTTGTAACAATgtctgtaaaatatgtatcatatatatgtttttgttcttatatctatcttttttaCTATACGTGAAAATTACTTTGtctatcttatttattaattttttttctttgtcatACAGAACTAAGTACttcaaaaaattctataaagtaagagttttaataaaaatttttaaatcaataactatatttcattatcttagctatattttagaatatattaaattactatcTTACTCTCTCAGACTGATTGCGAATTTTTCAATGTGTTACAATTAATTTGGTAATTACTTTTTCCGACGTTCATCGTATATTGTTTAATCAATTgttcgaatttatttataattctacgTCATGAATATATTGGCAAATCTATAAaagaatctataaattaacatatattttttttgtaatatatacaataatgcaTTCAATATCGATAGTTCAAATGTaacttgtttctttttttttttgggcgAGTAGTTTCAGCCCAACAGATCACAAGTTGGCGACCTGCAGTGATGATGGTACTGTCAGAATTTGGGACTTTCTTCGCTGTCACGAGGAACGAATTCTCAGAGGTATATAACTCTCTTTCgtttatctatattaatatattacatagaatagatcaattttttttatttattcaattacttcaatttttttctgacgcacactttttattttttgtagtttattattatatgttatatattattagtatatattatatattatttttaatgtaaatattacatattactatttttaatacgcATGTATCTctcttcttatatattttttactttttcaagaattttaatatataaaaaaatgataaattatatttaaagtcaTAATgtctttattcttttctttatgtCGCTCTATCTTTAGCAAATTAAAAGTCCAACATATTCTATATAACGTTCTTCTCCATAGGTCATGGTGCAGACGTTAAATGCGTCCATTGGCATCCACAAAAAAGTCTAGTCATTTCTGGCAGCAAAGACAATCAACAACCGGTGAAACTATGGGATCCGAAGACTGGACAGTCCCTGGCGACTCTGCATGCGCACAAGTCGACCGTGATGGATGTAAAGTGGAACGAGAATGGTAACTGGTTGGTGACTGCATCCAGGGAtcatctattaaaattattcgatCTGAGAAATCTTAGCCAAGAGGTTCAAACGTTCCGCGGTCATAAAAAAGAAGCGTCTAGCGTTGCTTGGCATCCGAGCCACGAAGGTCTTTTTTGTAGCGGTGGTAGCGACGGTGCGATACTCTTTTGGCACGTGGGGTACGTATACTTTTACCAGGGTGATCATCACCCTCGATTGCTCGAAGTTAAATttgtctaatttttaaattgaattttttcagaGCGGATAAAGAAGTAGGAGCGATAGAACAGGCGCATGATAGCATAGTATGGACATTGGCTTGGCATCCGCTGGGACATATTCTGTGTTCCGGCAGCAACGATCACACGTCCAAGTTTTGGACGCGTAATAGACCGGGAGATCTGATGAGAGACAAATACAATCTCAATACGTTACCGGCAGGAGCGGCTGGCATTGACGATCACGAAAttggtattaaaaatattttatttcaaaatattttaaatatatatatatgacataaagtttgtaaaattaaaatatcttaattgcTTTTTGTCCCTTTTAGCCGATGAAGCAGCAGTGATACCTGGTATGGGACCGGAGGACAGAATCAACGCCGATAGTGAATCCGAGGACAAGAGCGGCGGAATTCCGGGTCTAGACTTGGATCATGCCGTGGACGAGGGCAAGAAGTTTGCCAACAAGAAAGTTCCATATAGCAAACCGATACCGCGAAACTTCCAAGCTCAGTGGAATGAAATGGAGGCTGAAGATATGGAGCAGGTCGAAGCGCTTAACGCGTTtgttaatcaattaattgagACTACGCCGGGTGCCGTACCGTTGAACGAAGTCACACCTAATGCTATTATACTGTACGGAAAAATGATTCCTGTGGAAGGTGAGTATTATATAGCGTACACGTATATGTGTGTAGAAAAATGCATGTAAAGCatgtaaaaacataattttacgcactgtttattaatttattaatttatcacgtgtttttttttagcggATTCGAAATTGGCGGAGGCAATTAGTAAAGGAACCGAAGCTATAAACAAATTAGTATTCTCCGGTGATATAGAGGAGTTACGAGATGTGGTAGGTCCACCTGATAATATGGACGAGGCCGAAGAGTACTTGCAAGACGACGGCGAGATCGACTACTCCAAAGTACCGGACATAGATCTACCGCCACCTTTACCTAGCTCAAAATTCGCACAAAATCCCGAGCTACTAAAGACGCTGAATCGCGGCGGCAAACGTAAGTTTGATCAGCTGATCGGTTGGAGCGATGGCGGAGCCAGTGACCGTACGTCCAAGATCCATCAACCGGTTTTTGGTGGTATTCCGATTACGGAAGACTCGCAGTCCAGCGATACGGATTTAAGATTCGGTAAATCCAACACCACGGAAGTCAACTCCTTCCAGGATGAGGACCACAGGAGAGGCGGGGATTCCGCGAGGAATAGCAATCGCGGCGACGAAGATCTGAGGTTCGGCAGACCCGGTTCGCATAATGAGTATGAGTTGTCACGCACCAACAGTTTCGCGGACAAAGATTTCCGCAACATCAGTTTTCCACCTAAGAAGCTGTTAGACGTGGATGATATATACGACGAGCGAGATCGCGACGGCGGTCGCTGGACTGATGAGGAGAAGAACGACGGTCCGCGTAAACCGGATGGCACATATGCCAGCTTTAGTGACAAACGCGATAACGGTCTAGCGACGATGGGCCCGGGCGGCATAGGCAATAGCATACACGGCCACATAGCCGGTTTGCCGCATCTACAGACGAATCACcacaatatgcaaaatatcaaTCCCAATATGCCGCCACCGATACCGAGTCTAGTGCCACATCCTGGAATGGCGCAACATCCAGGAATGCAAGGCAAGCCGCCGCATCCTGGTTTGGATGGCCCGATACCACCGCATATGATGCCGCATCATCCAAACATGCACCATCCGGGCTTTGGGCCTAACGGACCGCCGCCCGGTGGTTTTGGGCCTAGTTTTCGACCGCCACCGAATGGTAATTTCGGACCAAATCACTTCAGGCCGAGTCCGATGCCACCATTTGGACCAAATCATCAAGGTCCACCGCCACCATTCGGCAACAGTTTCCAGGGGCCGCCCAATGCCTTCCGTGGGCCCAATGCCGGTCCGATGAACTTTGACCGGCCGGGCTTCGGGCCCAACTTTCGCGGCCAAAATCCACAGGCTCAGTTAAATAACTTTAACTCTAATTTCGGCAACTTTGGTAAAAACGGGCCTAATCGCGGGATGAACCGCGGTGGCGACAACATGGGCAGAAGCGGCTACAGTAATCGTGGTAGAGGACGCGACAACGATCAGtcgagaggaggaagaggaagagacaattattaaaaaggcTTCTTTGAACAATTATATCAGTGACACATATAAGTGTATTATGTGAACTGCATTTATATGCTTCACCATACTTACAAGAGGTCAACGGTGATTTATTGTcagtgtgtaaaatatatatatcgtgtcGAAAGTCAGCGTCCATGAGAATTACAATTGAATTTTTGCGAGCTCTTGTGTGAATCGCATGTGAAAAGaacaatattcatatatataatgtatatatatatatatttatatgaatatatatatatatatatattcatatatatatatatatacatacatatatatatatatatatatatatatatatatatatatatatatatatacacatatatatatatatatataaatatatataagtggaCTATgtaacatgtatatttttacgatttgCCCAAAAAGAACGTAATAACGATCGGACGACGTTTGGCCGATTGCACTCAATACGATTTGTTAAAATGAACCTTTTTTCCCTCggaaaaaagataatgaatTGCCAGTTTCGACTTTAATTATTCCGGATTCAATCGATCCGGATTGACTGTGCGGTGCGAATCTGCCATGAATGATTTCTTCGAAATAggcaaaaaattgtaatataatatgcattataGAGGGATCGAATGGAACACACGAATAGATTATTTCGATAGAAACTGTTCACAAGCTGCCTTGTGAGAGGAATTTTTATTCCGCCTTTGTGGAGCTCGATAAATGCATGCTGATCGCATGATCCCGATAGGAGCATGAATGAGTACGATTGAGATTCCGCGTCCTTTTGTTTGTCCGAgaatgtgagagagagagagagaaagagagagagagagagagagagagtgccgGAACAGtctatctattattaataaaacgaaataaCATACAACATTCtgtttgtatacatttttatttcgcgtGTACGATATGTATTGATTTTCTCTGATCTCCTGTATGATatgagattataatataatagtccAGCGAATACTGGAATCATATGatgaattgcaaaaaaaaataatgttttacgCATACTAATATTTGAAGACGACGAGATTTTATTGCAGAGATTAAAATTGTATCCGCATATCATTATAACTTTTAGAAATCTCAGCTTTTAATCAGATTTAATTCACTTTGAATTACGTTATCACGTTTTGACAATTGATGAATTGTAACGCCATTGTTTCAAGGGAAATAATCTATCTTGCGTTATTTAATTCGACAATAAATtgctttcattttttaataactcgtGTTCaaacaagaaagagagagagatagttttgattttttctcTGGATGAAAATttcccgttttttttttttttttacttgttgcTATTTAAAAGATTAGGCGAGTTTTTAATTCATCAATTGATCAATCGCTTGACGCGCAAATGCAGCACGTGTTGTATTTACGCGTCATGCAATTCATATCAGtcgatgaattaaaaaactcgCCCTTTATTCTTCGTAGctgctatttttttctccagtACTTGAATATGTATACtgatctcatttttatttttgtagaaaGAATAACGTAGCGCATCTATATACGTATGTTGAAAAGAATTGATTTTAAGTCTATTCTTGTTTCGCTTCCTGcgatttcgaattttttttctttctctcgaacaaattttatttcgaatgaagaaaattttagaaatgtaaacaaaactaatttgtttacaatctttagaaataaacgagacaaatatatattttacggattttggagagagagagagagagagagagagagagagagaaagcgaagTAACCGAATACAAAAAACGTCAGTGACACGTGACAACACGAATAGACTTATCATTGGTGTCCGGAGTAGGTTATGTCTTTTTCAGACAAACGTTTGTATCAGCTGTTATTTTTGCGTgagataaattgtataattatctgAAAATCATGGGTAAAAAGGATAAAGGAGGAAGTAGCAATTTAGGAAAAGCATTAATTAGAGATCGATTCGGATCTGCAAGAACAAGGAAGAGTGAATCGTCTATGGTAAGATAattgattttacttttatttaaccTCTTCATCGTCGAGTACGTCTTTGTTggcaaatataataagattactaaaactaatatttcagaaaaatttcaCGCAATACGATGCAACTTGACAATTCTgtccttttatttatatttttaatcggaAACTGACACACTGATAAACTGTTTGGTTAACCTGTCATTCATGTTAATTTgttgataatttattgataattatattatttatagctttttcttatcgatataattatattatttatagtttctttttatagCTTCACACCTCAGAGATCAATGATGGTTACGATTGGGGTCGGCTTAATCTGCAGTCAGTTACGGAGGAGAGCTCGTTTCAAAATTTCTTGTCAATCGCCGAACTAGCGGGAACCGAGTTCAATGcggagaaattaaatattaaattcgtgAATCCTCACAGTCATGGTTTGCTTTCAAAAGACGTAATGAAAACAGTACTGGAAAAAcaggaagaaaataaagactCGGTCAAGATACCAAGGAGGCCGAAATGGGACAGTTCTATAAGCGCTCACGAGTTACAGACACGCGAGAAAGAGGCGTTCCTGGAGTGGCGGCGTCATTTGGCCGCGTTGCAAGAAGTGAAGGGCTTGATGTTGACACCTTACGAGAAGAATTTAGAGTTCTGGCGACAGTTGTGGCGGGTGGTAGAGCGCAGCGATGTGGTTGTACAAATTGTGGACGCGCGCAATCCGCTTCTCTTTCGCTGCGAGGACTTGGAGCGTTACGTTAAGGAGATTGATCCCAACAAATTGAATATGATTCTCCTTAATAAAGCAGATTTCTTAACGGATGAGCAGAGACAAGCGTGGgccaaatattttacagatctAAATATACAGGTAGCTTTTTTTTCCGCTACATTAGCGGCGGAAAGGCAGGTAATTCAAGAAGAGAATGAAGATGAAGCGAGATCGACTGATAAGGATGACGAGTATCATTCCAGTGACGAGAAGAACAGTGAAGATGAATGGAACTCGGAATTTGCCTCGGAATCGGAATATGAAAGTGCCGAGGATTATGTCGTCGATACATGCCCTGTATCTGAAACAGAAGTCAATAATAGCGAACAACAAATGGAAGCTCAACAACGTAGCGATTtggagaatttaaaaatctctgCGACAGATTCAGAAACgaagaaaataatcaattcGTCGAAATTATTGAACAGGGATGAtcttatgaaattatttaaaacgatCTACGACGGTGATAAAACGTATACGAAGGGAGTAACGACAATTGGCTTGGTGGGATATCCGAACGTCGGCAAGAGTTCCACCATCAATGCCTTGCTCATGGATAAGAAGGTTTCTGTGTCAGCCACACCAGGCAAGACTAAACATTTTCAGACGTTATATCTGAACAAGGATCTGCTGTTGTGCGATTGTCCGGGCTTGGTGATGCCGAGTTTTATTTGCACGAAAGCGGAGATGATCCTGAATGGTATACTTCCTATCGATCAGATGCGGGACCACCTGCCGGCAATTACCTTACTGGCCACGTTGATACCCAAGCATGTTTTGGAGGATCTGTACGGCTTTATGTTGCCTGTTCCAACAGAAGAAGAGGATCCAGATCGCGCACTAACCGCGGAGGAGCTTTTAAACGCGCATGGTTGTACGTAATCATTGTATAAATCtcgtgaaaatattattacactacaaaagattgaagaaaattatgttcaattaattttatacatttatatattacatagtatatatgtatattcttttttttttacatattaatatcaaatatgatacatatattactattataaatcCTACTTTTGTTTGCAGACAACAGAGGTTTCATGACGCAGAACGGCCAGCCGGATAATCCGCGTTCGGCGAGATACCTTTTAAAGGATTTTGTTAACGGCAAATTGTTGTACTGTGTCGCACCGCCGACACtcgagcaaaaaaattttcatgtgTTCCCACAGCGACGTCGAAATTTGTCCGCAAACAGGCACATACCGCCCCGAACAGCTCGTGTAAATCAAGGATGCGGAGTAACGGTCAATAATTTGGATCGAAAGTTTTTCCAGGACACACACGTGAAGGGACGCCGTGGACCTGTACTACAACACTCTATAGGGTAATGTcaaaatgtttgttttatttgtaaagtcgctcgtgtatatataattgattgcGATAATAGcgtcataatttataagatcGATCAATGCGGGGCATCTAAATTCAATATCCGAATGAAACTCGTACACGATTgagatacaatatatacaattgtcGGAACgttgtttttttatgtgtatttctcatatacaaaatttaatcggTATAATTTTTCAGGCACGCGGGATCAACGGTCAGTTTAACAGAATCGACTGACGATCAGTCTGATAAAGTGAAGAAACCATGGAAGATGATTAATAAACATGTCAATAAGAATAAACGTGAGAAAACCCGAAGGTTATACGCTCACCTCGATCAACATTGAGTGTGAAAAGTATCACACTGATCTATGCATTTCTCGGAATCTATTATTCTTTGTAATGCTAAACTTAACATCTGTACAATTGTTTTGTTATGTAACGGGCATGCAAATGTATACACACGTCACAGGCTTGTATCCACGTGCAATCGTGCAGTCGTGTACGATATGCGTACGTGTATGTATTTGTAAATACGTTTgaaattaagtattttatattttatactttctcattttttcccctctccctctttctctctatagCCAAtaccttttcattttttatgtctTCAAATTTCGATATCATTCTACAAACCCCGATTAATCGTAATGTAATGCTAATTTGACGATATTCTTGGATATcgtaattttgacaatataatTTCGCGAGAATAATCGTTTGTTAAGTAGGAAGCACAGACGGAATCCTCCGTTCGCGAATTAGAATTCAATCCACACGAACCAGtggattaatatatatacgcgatatatatatatttaagtgttatacacataatttaatttctcttataattaagcTTGAGGTTCGATGAACACCAGGTTTCTGATGATTTTCGTGGCGGTAATGGACTTTCAGTAGAACAGCACGGTGTGCAATATTGTCCTCGCGAATTTGGACTCAAATTCGTGGAGTAATTCGTCTATGTCATTATCTAAGTCTTCACTATTCGCCAACTGAAACACACGAAAATGTATGATTgaagagaaaattttcaaacgcaTGGTAAAGTATATGATAGAAGCAATACCACTGTCACTAGCTCGCATATAAGAAACGATCCTACTGTGGCTTCTTCATGGTTATCCTGAATATCGATATTGATTAAATGCACCGGTTGATTATCTTCTTTAGTCCTAATTTCCATGCATTCTATTACTTGATCGTACACACGTTCTTcgcatgaaattaaaatatcgaacTTATCCTTGGACAATTGAAACCGTTCTGGTCTAGGTTTTATCCTACGATTCCGATCTAGCATGTGCAATAAACCATTTTGTGTATAACTATGCTAATTGTTAAGGAATGCTATTTTCTGAcaactaaattattatcaaactgTATAAAATTTGTGCAAAAGTAATTCAAAAGAATTACTATTAGTTACTTTAAGTCACAAGCTTCTcttatttgtagaaaattacataatagaaaaaaaatgtatatatatttataaattatatttaaataaagtcatATACTAGAGTAGATTAATCTCAATTAACAGTTTAATAGCaataaattacagaaataacaaaatatatttatattacgtataatGTGAGAAATATCAAGAGATCTTACTTATTGACTTTTGCAAAGGATACTATTGCTTGTCTTTCATTAAAAGATCATTGTAGATCTCATCGTACGAAGTACCAAAATCATAGATATTAGGACGATCCGGTGCAGTTCCAGGCAGTTTGACTTTATCACCAGTCCCAAACGATTTCACATTAAATCCCTTTTTGCTAAAATACACAATCacattcttaaataatattctatttatcacAGAAAGTAAACTTTGCGCTTAATCCATTAAGGCCTGTGATTCACAGAAATACGTCAGaggtgaatatttttaaaatcttgcaAAAAATTCTCTTCCTTTTACAGACAAGGAGAGTATCGCCACACGActcttctaaattttaaatatccgGTGAATGAATGGTTTTTAATGGATTAAACGTTGCTTCGATGAAGGGAACGCATTACCTTAGGAAAGCGTGCGCCTCCATGCTCCTGTTCA from the Anoplolepis gracilipes chromosome 11, ASM4749672v1, whole genome shotgun sequence genome contains:
- the Wdr33 gene encoding uncharacterized protein Wdr33 isoform X1; translation: MSANTQFANPPPAVSLPNMSVPPPTAPNLSAPPPNLTTINTSGTYQHRYPNHREGSRGFFKPFRPYHAPKVVTGGQDTLQDEFDGKRLRKSVMRKTVDYNSAIIKSLENRVWQRDYRDRRALQPDVIYYPDLLPPPSYIDNPINAVTTRFVKTATNKMRCPIFCMAWTPEGRRLVTGASSGEFTLWNGLTFNFETILQAHDSPVRTMVWSHNESWMVTGDHAGYVKYWQSNMNNVKMFQAHKEAIRGLSFSPTDHKLATCSDDGTVRIWDFLRCHEERILRGHGADVKCVHWHPQKSLVISGSKDNQQPVKLWDPKTGQSLATLHAHKSTVMDVKWNENGNWLVTASRDHLLKLFDLRNLSQEVQTFRGHKKEASSVAWHPSHEGLFCSGGSDGAILFWHVGADKEVGAIEQAHDSIVWTLAWHPLGHILCSGSNDHTSKFWTRNRPGDLMRDKYNLNTLPAGAAGIDDHEIADEAAVIPGMGPEDRINADSESEDKSGGIPGLDLDHAVDEGKKFANKKVPYSKPIPRNFQAQWNEMEAEDMEQVEALNAFVNQLIETTPGAVPLNEVTPNAIILYGKMIPVEADSKLAEAISKGTEAINKLVFSGDIEELRDVVGPPDNMDEAEEYLQDDGEIDYSKVPDIDLPPPLPSSKFAQNPELLKTLNRGGKRKFDQLIGWSDGGASDRTSKIHQPVFGGIPITEDSQSSDTDLRFGKSNTTEVNSFQDEDHRRGGDSARNSNRGDEDLRFGRPGSHNEYELSRTNSFADKDFRNISFPPKKLLDVDDIYDERDRDGGRWTDEEKNDGPRKPDGTYASFSDKRDNGLATMGPGGIGNSIHGHIAGLPHLQTNHHNMQNINPNMPPPIPSLVPHPGMAQHPGMQGKPPHPGLDGPIPPHMMPHHPNMHHPGFGPNGPPPGGFGPSFRPPPNGNFGPNHFRPSPMPPFGPNHQGPPPPFGNSFQGPPNAFRGPNAGPMNFDRPGFGPNFRGQNPQAQLNNFNSNFGNFGKNGPNRGMNRGGDNMGRSGYSNRGRGRDNDQSRGGRGRDNY
- the Wdr33 gene encoding uncharacterized protein Wdr33 isoform X2 — its product is MVWSHNESWMVTGDHAGYVKYWQSNMNNVKMFQAHKEAIRGLSFSPTDHKLATCSDDGTVRIWDFLRCHEERILRGHGADVKCVHWHPQKSLVISGSKDNQQPVKLWDPKTGQSLATLHAHKSTVMDVKWNENGNWLVTASRDHLLKLFDLRNLSQEVQTFRGHKKEASSVAWHPSHEGLFCSGGSDGAILFWHVGADKEVGAIEQAHDSIVWTLAWHPLGHILCSGSNDHTSKFWTRNRPGDLMRDKYNLNTLPAGAAGIDDHEIADEAAVIPGMGPEDRINADSESEDKSGGIPGLDLDHAVDEGKKFANKKVPYSKPIPRNFQAQWNEMEAEDMEQVEALNAFVNQLIETTPGAVPLNEVTPNAIILYGKMIPVEADSKLAEAISKGTEAINKLVFSGDIEELRDVVGPPDNMDEAEEYLQDDGEIDYSKVPDIDLPPPLPSSKFAQNPELLKTLNRGGKRKFDQLIGWSDGGASDRTSKIHQPVFGGIPITEDSQSSDTDLRFGKSNTTEVNSFQDEDHRRGGDSARNSNRGDEDLRFGRPGSHNEYELSRTNSFADKDFRNISFPPKKLLDVDDIYDERDRDGGRWTDEEKNDGPRKPDGTYASFSDKRDNGLATMGPGGIGNSIHGHIAGLPHLQTNHHNMQNINPNMPPPIPSLVPHPGMAQHPGMQGKPPHPGLDGPIPPHMMPHHPNMHHPGFGPNGPPPGGFGPSFRPPPNGNFGPNHFRPSPMPPFGPNHQGPPPPFGNSFQGPPNAFRGPNAGPMNFDRPGFGPNFRGQNPQAQLNNFNSNFGNFGKNGPNRGMNRGGDNMGRSGYSNRGRGRDNDQSRGGRGRDNY
- the Ns3 gene encoding large subunit GTPase 1 homolog, encoding MGKKDKGGSSNLGKALIRDRFGSARTRKSESSMLHTSEINDGYDWGRLNLQSVTEESSFQNFLSIAELAGTEFNAEKLNIKFVNPHSHGLLSKDVMKTVLEKQEENKDSVKIPRRPKWDSSISAHELQTREKEAFLEWRRHLAALQEVKGLMLTPYEKNLEFWRQLWRVVERSDVVVQIVDARNPLLFRCEDLERYVKEIDPNKLNMILLNKADFLTDEQRQAWAKYFTDLNIQVAFFSATLAAERQVIQEENEDEARSTDKDDEYHSSDEKNSEDEWNSEFASESEYESAEDYVVDTCPVSETEVNNSEQQMEAQQRSDLENLKISATDSETKKIINSSKLLNRDDLMKLFKTIYDGDKTYTKGVTTIGLVGYPNVGKSSTINALLMDKKVSVSATPGKTKHFQTLYLNKDLLLCDCPGLVMPSFICTKAEMILNGILPIDQMRDHLPAITLLATLIPKHVLEDLYGFMLPVPTEEEDPDRALTAEELLNAHGYNRGFMTQNGQPDNPRSARYLLKDFVNGKLLYCVAPPTLEQKNFHVFPQRRRNLSANRHIPPRTARVNQGCGVTVNNLDRKFFQDTHVKGRRGPVLQHSIGHAGSTVSLTESTDDQSDKVKKPWKMINKHVNKNKREKTRRLYAHLDQH
- the Ssu72 gene encoding RNA polymerase II subunit A C-terminal domain phosphatase SSU72, translating into MPAPNSISVAVICSSNMNRSMEAHAFLSKKGFNVKSFGTGDKVKLPGTAPDRPNIYDFGTSYDEIYNDLLMKDKQYYTQNGLLHMLDRNRRIKPRPERFQLSKDKFDILISCEERVYDQVIECMEIRTKEDNQPVHLINIDIQDNHEEATVGSFLICELVTVLANSEDLDNDIDELLHEFESKFARTILHTVLFY